From Alligator mississippiensis isolate rAllMis1 chromosome 9, rAllMis1, whole genome shotgun sequence, one genomic window encodes:
- the PCIF1 gene encoding mRNA (2'-O-methyladenosine-N(6)-)-methyltransferase, whose product MANENHGSPREEASLMSHSPGTSNQNQPSSPKPIRLVQDLPDELVQAGWEKCWSKRENRPYYFNRFTNQSLWEMPVLGQHDVISDPLGLNAAPMPLEGAGVVESTAESKQRKRRFSEEVQPSGNSIKKAKVDVPGTPSAQPVPSSPSIPGTSVVKLWCVSPEDKQQAALLRPTEVYWDLDIQTNAVIKQRAPSEVLPPHPEVELLRSQLMLKLRQHYRELCQQREGIDPPRESFNRWMLERKVVDKGTDPLLPSDCEPVVSPSMFREIMNDIPIRLSRIKFREEAKRLLFKYAEAAKRLIESRSASPDSRKVVKWNVEDTFSWLRRDHSASKEDYMDRLEHLRKQCGPHVSAAAKDSVEGICSKIYYISLEYVKRIREKHLAILKENNISAEVEAPEVQDRLVYCYPVRLAIPSPPLPSVEMHMENNVACVRYKGEMVKVSRNFFSKLWLLYRYSCIDDSGFEKFLPRVWCLLRRYQMMFGVGLYEGTGLQGALPVHVFEALHKLFGVSFECFASPLNCYFKQFCSAFLDTDGYFGSRGPCLDFSPISGSFEANPPFCEELMDAMVSHFEKLLESSSEPLSFIVFIPEWRDPPTPALTRMEQSKFKRHQLILPAFDHEYRSGSQHICKKEEMYYKAVHNTAVLFLQNNAGFTKWEPTPDRLQELITAYKHSGRTLSSSGSSSSSCSSSSSTLSSTADKDRETGREQSSSRETPN is encoded by the exons ATGGCCAATGAGAATCACGGCAGCCCCAGGGAGGAAGCATCTCTGATGAGTCACTCACCTGGCACTTCCAACCAGAACCAGCCCAGTTCCCCCAAGCCCATCCGACTGGTGCAGGACCTGCCCG ATGAGCTGGTGCAGGCGGGCTGGGAGAAGTGCTGGAGCAAACGGGAGAATCGCCCTTATTACTTCAACCGCTTCACTAACCAGTCGCTGTGGGAAATGCCTGTCCTGGGACAGCACGATGTCATA TCGGACCCTCTGGGATTGAACGCAGCTCCCATGCCTCTAGAAGGAGCAGGAGTGGTGGAGAGCACTGCGGagagcaagcagaggaagaggagaTTCTCTGAGGAAGTTCAGCCTAGTGGTAACAGCATAAAAAAAGCTAAG GTCGATGTTCCAGGGACCCCTTCTGCGCAGCCAGTCCCCAGCTCTCCCAGCATTCCGGGCACCTCTGTTGTAAAGTTATGGTGCGTTTCCCCTGAAGATAAACAACAGGCAGCTCTTCTGCGACCAACCGA AGTGTATTGGGACCTGGACATCCAGACAAACGCAGTGATTAAGCAGAGGGCACCTTCTGAAGTGCTACCTCCGCACCCTGAAGTGGAGCTGCTTCGGTCCCAGCTGATGCTGAAACTGCGACAGCATTACCGGGAGCTGTGCCAGCAGCGAGAGG GGATTGACCCCCCACGGGAATCGTTTAATCGCTGGATGTTGGAGCGGAAAGTGGTGGACAAAGGGACAGACCCTCTGTTACCGAGTGACTGCGAACCTGTAGTCTCTCCCTCCATGTTTAGAGAAATCATGAATGACATTCCCATCAG ATTATCCCGAATCAAGTTCCGGGAGGAAGCCAAGCGACTGCTCTTCAAGTATGCGGAGGCTGCAAAACGGCTTATTGAATCCAG GAGTGCATCACCTGACAGCAGAAAAGTGGTGAAGTGGAACGTGGAGGACACCTTCAGCTGGCTGCGGCGGGACCACTCGGCCTCTAAGGAGGACTACATG GACCGCCTGGAGCACCTGCGTAAGCAGTGTGGGCCCCACGTGTCGGCTGCAGCGAAGGACTCGGTCGAAGGCATCTGCAGTAAGATTTACTACATCTCACTCGAGTACGTCAAGCGAATCCGGGAGAAGCACCTCGCCATTCTCAAAGAGAACAATATCTCCG CTGAAGTAGAAGCTCCAGAGGTCCAGGACCGGCTTGTATACTGTTACCCCGTGAGACTGgccatcccttccccaccactccccagcGTAGAGATGCACATGGAGAACAACGTGGCCTGTGTGCGATACAAGGGGGAGATGGTGAAAGTGAGCCGCAACTTCTTCAGCAAGTTG TGGCTCCTCTATCGGTACAGTTGCATTGATGATTCTGGCTTTGAGAAGTTTCTGCCCAGGGTATGGTGCCTGCTCCGTCGATATCAG ATGATGTTTGGTGTCGGCCTGTATGAAGGAACTGGCCTGCAGGGGGCGCTCCCAGTGCATGTCTTCGAAGCCCTCCACAAGCTGTTTGGAGTGAGTTTTGAATGCTTTGCCTCGCCCCTGAACTGCTATTTCAAACAGTTCTGTTCGGCCTTCCTGGACACAGACGGGTATTTTGGATCCAGGGG CCCATGCCTGGATTTTTCCCCCATAAGTGGCTCTTTCGAGGCAAATCCACCATTCTGTGAGGAGCTGATGGATGCCATGGTCTCTCATTTTGAG AAACTGCTGGAGAGCTCCAGTGAGCCTCTGTCCTTCATTGTCTTCATCCCCGAATGGAGGGACCCTCCGACACCAGCCCTGACCCGGATGGAGCAGAGCAAGTTCAAGCGGCACCAGCTTATCCTGCCAGCCTTCGATCACGAATATCGCAGCGGGTCTCAGCACATCTGCAAAAA AGAGGAGATGTACTACAAAGCCGTGCACAACACCGCTGTCCTCTTCCTGCAGAACAATGCAGGCTTCACCAAGTGGGAGCCCACACCTGACCGGCTGCAGGAGCTCATCACAGCCTACAAGCACTCAGGACGGACCCTCAGTTCCTcgggctcctcctcttcctcctgctcctcttcctcctccacatTGTCCTCCACAGCAGACAAGGACCGGGAGACAGGccgagagcagagcagcagccggGAGACCCCCAACTAA